A genome region from Streptomyces antimycoticus includes the following:
- a CDS encoding Lrp/AsnC family transcriptional regulator — protein MSDERGVDATDARILLALAADPRATIVALAEQLGLSRNTVQARVARLEQGGALDTFERRITPRALGHPLTAFVTARVHQHRLAEVSEALAGIDEVVEVFGLSGETDLLIRVASTDVEALYGIAGQILAIPGIERTTTALAMRELVPHRLTPLLRRAAAGG, from the coding sequence ATGAGCGATGAGCGAGGCGTGGACGCCACCGACGCGCGGATCCTGCTCGCCCTTGCCGCGGATCCACGAGCCACCATCGTCGCCCTGGCCGAGCAGCTGGGGTTGTCCCGCAACACCGTCCAGGCCCGGGTGGCCAGATTGGAGCAGGGCGGCGCGCTGGACACCTTCGAGCGCCGGATCACCCCGAGGGCGCTGGGCCATCCCCTCACCGCGTTCGTCACCGCCCGGGTGCATCAGCACCGGTTGGCCGAGGTGTCCGAAGCGCTGGCGGGCATCGACGAGGTCGTGGAGGTCTTCGGCCTCAGCGGCGAGACGGATCTGCTCATACGGGTGGCCTCCACGGACGTGGAGGCCCTGTACGGAATCGCGGGACAGATCCTCGCCATCCCGGGCATCGAACGCACCACGACGGCCCTGGCCATGCGCGAACTGGTGCCGCACCGCCTCACCCCACTGCTGCGCCGTGCCGCGGCGGGTGGATAG
- a CDS encoding VOC family protein — protein sequence MTTSTPSVAELGHVGLRCHDVRRQLAFYSGVLGLTVTDHDERLGIWFLSARPDTEHHELLLAEGRDAPVGIKLIQQVSFRCARFEDVLGFHRRFRAHDVRLDMIVSHGNAVGVYFYDPEGNRCEVYWRTGLVARQPFVEHIDIETDPEELLDAIRASVERHGATGFTEESYRAWTREQAVAADGAAAKEVRQ from the coding sequence GTGACGACTTCAACGCCGTCCGTCGCGGAACTCGGCCATGTGGGCCTGCGCTGTCACGACGTGCGTCGGCAGCTGGCGTTCTACAGTGGCGTACTCGGGCTGACGGTCACCGACCATGACGAACGGCTCGGCATCTGGTTCCTGTCCGCCCGGCCGGACACCGAACATCACGAACTGCTCCTGGCCGAGGGCCGGGACGCGCCGGTCGGAATCAAACTCATCCAGCAGGTGTCGTTCCGGTGCGCACGCTTCGAGGACGTCCTCGGCTTCCATCGGCGTTTCCGGGCGCACGACGTCCGGCTCGACATGATCGTCTCGCACGGCAACGCCGTCGGCGTCTACTTCTACGATCCGGAGGGCAACCGGTGTGAGGTCTACTGGCGGACCGGGCTCGTGGCACGACAGCCCTTCGTCGAGCACATCGACATCGAGACCGATCCCGAGGAGCTTCTGGACGCCATCCGGGCTTCGGTCGAGCGCCACGGCGCGACGGGTTTCACCGAGGAGAGTTATCGCGCTTGGACGCGCGAACAAGCGGTGGCAGCCGATGGTGCCGCAGCCAAGGAGGTGAGGCAGTGA
- a CDS encoding GntR family transcriptional regulator, whose amino-acid sequence MNSDEARQLFEVRLSLDPTAAELAATRRTDQDIAALRAAVDNLLPVTRQWGEEALTAHRTFHQALYRASHNDVLIRLLDDLWDKSDRYRRLGLELPPGDEPRTRDLEEHHRLVALVVDGRAAEAGKLMRDHIAHSLTATAISALENRESHREN is encoded by the coding sequence ATGAACTCCGACGAGGCCCGCCAGCTCTTCGAAGTGCGCCTCTCGCTGGACCCCACAGCCGCCGAACTGGCCGCCACGCGCCGCACCGACCAGGACATCGCCGCCCTGCGGGCCGCGGTCGACAACCTGCTCCCCGTCACCCGCCAATGGGGCGAGGAAGCACTCACCGCACACCGCACCTTCCACCAAGCCCTGTACCGCGCTTCCCACAACGATGTCCTCATCCGGCTCCTGGACGACCTGTGGGACAAGTCCGACCGCTACCGTCGACTCGGCCTCGAACTCCCGCCCGGCGACGAGCCCCGCACCCGCGACCTGGAGGAACACCACCGCCTCGTCGCCCTCGTCGTCGACGGCCGAGCCGCCGAAGCGGGCAAGCTCATGCGCGACCACATCGCGCACAGCCTCACCGCGACCGCCATCAGCGCCCTGGAGAACCGCGAAAGCCACCGCGAGAACTGA
- a CDS encoding helix-turn-helix transcriptional regulator, translated as MKDSESGDRLGSYLRARRELVSPAQAGLPPGGNRRVPGLRREEVALLAGISPDYYLRLERGRDKNPSPQVLESLARVLQLDDIERAYLLGLAAARPRAPRRKRPEHVPARVHELLTHLQIPAFVEGRAFDVLASNPMAVALSPRLRPGQNRLRSLLLDPEEQAFHQDWTKATADFIAALRITIGDDTDNPRFVELVGELALSSQRFRTLWARHDVRSLDGGTTTVHHPVVGELRLHRDKLPIDDVILVVYYPDKDSDSDEKLRLLAALSLTESASTAHDRPSDTPHPRTL; from the coding sequence ATGAAGGATTCGGAATCCGGCGATCGGCTCGGCAGCTACCTTCGTGCCCGGCGTGAGCTGGTCTCCCCGGCACAGGCAGGACTCCCGCCCGGCGGCAACCGCCGCGTGCCCGGCCTGCGCCGTGAGGAAGTCGCCCTGCTCGCCGGAATCAGCCCCGACTACTACCTGCGCCTGGAACGGGGCCGTGACAAGAATCCCTCACCGCAGGTCCTCGAATCACTCGCGCGCGTCCTGCAGCTCGACGACATCGAGCGGGCGTATCTGCTCGGCCTCGCGGCGGCACGCCCCAGGGCGCCGCGCCGCAAGCGGCCCGAGCACGTACCGGCGCGGGTGCACGAGCTGCTCACACACCTTCAGATCCCCGCGTTCGTCGAAGGGCGCGCGTTCGATGTCCTGGCCTCCAACCCCATGGCGGTCGCGCTCTCCCCCCGCCTGCGGCCCGGCCAGAACCGGCTTCGTTCTCTCCTCCTCGATCCCGAGGAACAGGCCTTCCACCAGGACTGGACGAAAGCCACAGCCGATTTCATCGCCGCCCTTCGCATCACCATCGGGGATGACACCGACAACCCCCGGTTCGTCGAGCTCGTCGGAGAACTGGCACTGTCCAGCCAGCGGTTCCGTACCCTGTGGGCCCGCCACGACGTCCGCAGTCTCGACGGAGGCACGACCACGGTCCACCACCCCGTCGTCGGTGAACTACGCCTCCACCGGGACAAACTCCCCATCGACGACGTCATCCTCGTCGTCTACTACCCGGATAAGGACAGCGACAGCGACGAGAAACTGCGGCTCCTCGCCGCACTCTCACTCACCGAGTCCGCCAGCACAGCACACGACAGACCGTCGGACACCCCGCACCCCAGGACACTGTGA
- a CDS encoding DoxX family protein: MTSSHPENATAPAPASPRSAAHVLRAHDVGLLVLRLGVGLIAAARGAQHLFGWWGGLGIDKTAVVFAQFGYPAPKAMAMIAGLTETFGGLALAVGLLTPLAGAAVAGTMANAVAAAWPLGYFGGFEFPLLIGVGAAGLALSGAGRISFDAFLPLLRSQRLIYGITLLVLAAILATVTILLSKT, from the coding sequence ATGACTTCTTCCCACCCCGAGAACGCCACCGCACCCGCCCCGGCCTCGCCCAGGTCGGCGGCGCATGTGCTCCGAGCCCATGATGTCGGTCTGCTGGTTCTCCGGCTCGGCGTCGGGCTGATCGCCGCCGCGCGCGGCGCTCAGCACCTCTTCGGCTGGTGGGGCGGCCTGGGCATCGACAAGACGGCCGTGGTGTTCGCGCAGTTCGGCTATCCGGCGCCCAAGGCCATGGCCATGATCGCCGGGCTCACCGAGACCTTCGGCGGCCTCGCCCTCGCCGTGGGGCTGCTCACCCCGCTCGCCGGTGCGGCCGTCGCGGGCACGATGGCCAACGCCGTCGCCGCCGCCTGGCCACTCGGCTATTTCGGCGGTTTCGAGTTCCCGCTGCTCATCGGGGTCGGCGCGGCCGGGCTCGCGCTCTCCGGCGCCGGCCGGATCTCCTTCGACGCGTTCCTCCCCCTCCTGCGGTCGCAGCGGCTGATCTACGGCATCACCCTGCTGGTGCTGGCGGCGATCCTGGCGACGGTGACGATCCTCCTCAGCAAGACCTGA
- a CDS encoding alpha/beta hydrolase, whose protein sequence is MDAPVSAEDPAKLRAALLRAMPMSRMLDYGMDHGDAVHLANAAVSEPWHEVATRLAETQLTRAEAAADRGDVETAVACYRRATASLIFAQMAFNTDHPVKRALYVRLTRAYQAAAELDTELRVERLSIPFRQSHCTAWFVSRSGDRPAPTVVIVGGQSGWGPAFHQQAEALARRGLSAVLLEAPGQGDTRMAGGLHLDGNVDRAFSAALDAVRARTGYGGRYGVWGNSFGGLLAARAAVHDSRFGACCVNGATAKPEPLPFRTAREQSRALLGVDTDDEAAAVFRTLWLDPAVERTSAAMLVLHGGNDPLVSLDQQKVFLDLSAHPTLRVWDDGDHTMYNHSAERTEFVCDWFRAQLGRA, encoded by the coding sequence ATGGACGCTCCCGTATCGGCGGAGGACCCGGCCAAGCTTCGGGCCGCGTTGCTGCGTGCCATGCCGATGTCCCGAATGCTCGATTACGGCATGGACCACGGGGACGCCGTCCACCTGGCCAATGCGGCCGTCTCGGAACCGTGGCACGAAGTCGCGACTCGCCTGGCCGAGACGCAGTTGACCCGCGCGGAGGCGGCCGCCGACCGCGGTGATGTCGAGACCGCGGTCGCGTGCTATCGCCGGGCAACAGCCTCCCTGATCTTCGCGCAGATGGCCTTCAACACCGACCACCCGGTCAAACGCGCGCTCTACGTCCGGCTCACCCGGGCCTACCAGGCCGCGGCCGAGCTCGACACCGAGTTGCGCGTGGAACGGCTGTCGATCCCGTTCCGGCAGAGCCACTGCACCGCCTGGTTCGTTAGTCGCTCCGGCGATCGCCCTGCCCCCACGGTGGTCATTGTCGGCGGGCAGAGCGGTTGGGGCCCGGCCTTTCATCAGCAGGCCGAAGCCCTGGCCCGGCGGGGACTGTCCGCTGTCCTGCTCGAGGCACCGGGCCAGGGCGATACGCGCATGGCCGGCGGACTCCACCTCGACGGGAACGTCGACCGAGCCTTCAGCGCTGCCCTCGACGCCGTGCGTGCCCGTACCGGCTACGGCGGCCGGTACGGGGTGTGGGGAAACAGCTTCGGTGGACTGCTCGCCGCCCGTGCCGCGGTGCACGACAGCCGTTTCGGCGCGTGCTGCGTCAACGGGGCCACCGCGAAGCCGGAGCCACTGCCGTTCCGGACCGCACGCGAACAATCGCGGGCGCTCCTGGGCGTCGACACCGACGACGAAGCCGCGGCCGTCTTCCGCACCCTGTGGCTCGACCCGGCGGTCGAGCGCACGAGCGCCGCGATGCTCGTGCTGCACGGCGGCAACGACCCGCTGGTCAGCCTCGACCAGCAGAAGGTGTTCCTCGACCTGTCGGCGCATCCCACCCTGCGGGTTTGGGACGACGGCGACCACACCATGTACAACCACTCGGCCGAACGCACGGAGTTTGTCTGTGACTGGTTCCGCGCCCAGCTCGGCCGCGCGTGA
- a CDS encoding fumarylacetoacetate hydrolase family protein, translated as MKYVRYADGTSSRVGVVDGDLVRVVDGLADLLPLIEAGEAELLTAGRTALRRGATVPLPDIVPLSPIATPPTVRDFYAFEQHVRAGRAWRGLEMEPDWYELPVFYFSSPYAVMGCGPVPMTPGAERFDFELEVAAVVGHGGRDLTAKDAEHAIAGYCVLNDWSGRDVQQREMKLSMGPVKGKDTATSLGPYFVTPDEIADFREGNGYRLEMTCTVNGVPYSRALWSDIHWSFGEMIAYASRGAEVRPGDVIGSGTCGTGCVLELSRTHDSTTYPWLRPGDEVVAAIEGLGQLRNTVTEAAPVIPLRTRGATGQEDGTRPRFTDGAAR; from the coding sequence GTGAAGTACGTTCGCTACGCGGACGGCACGTCCTCACGCGTCGGCGTGGTGGACGGTGACCTGGTCCGGGTTGTCGACGGTCTGGCAGACCTGCTGCCTCTCATCGAGGCTGGCGAGGCCGAGTTGCTCACCGCCGGACGGACCGCGCTGCGGCGCGGCGCGACCGTGCCGCTTCCGGACATCGTTCCCCTGTCGCCGATCGCTACGCCTCCGACCGTCCGCGACTTCTACGCCTTCGAACAGCATGTCCGGGCAGGGCGCGCCTGGCGGGGCCTCGAGATGGAACCGGACTGGTATGAGCTGCCGGTCTTCTACTTCTCCAGCCCCTACGCCGTGATGGGCTGCGGGCCGGTGCCGATGACGCCGGGTGCGGAGCGTTTCGACTTCGAACTGGAGGTCGCCGCCGTGGTGGGGCACGGCGGCCGCGACCTGACCGCCAAGGACGCCGAACACGCCATCGCCGGTTACTGCGTGCTCAACGACTGGAGCGGCCGGGACGTTCAGCAGCGCGAGATGAAGCTGTCGATGGGACCGGTGAAGGGCAAGGACACCGCGACGAGCCTCGGCCCGTACTTCGTGACCCCGGACGAGATCGCCGACTTCCGCGAGGGCAACGGATACCGTCTCGAAATGACCTGCACGGTCAACGGCGTCCCCTACTCCCGCGCCCTGTGGTCAGACATCCACTGGTCGTTCGGCGAGATGATCGCCTACGCCTCCCGCGGCGCCGAAGTGAGGCCCGGCGATGTGATCGGCTCCGGCACCTGCGGCACCGGCTGCGTCCTGGAGCTCTCCCGCACTCACGACTCGACGACCTACCCCTGGTTGCGGCCGGGCGACGAGGTCGTCGCGGCGATCGAAGGTCTCGGCCAATTGCGCAATACCGTCACCGAGGCGGCGCCGGTCATTCCGTTGCGAACCCGGGGCGCGACAGGGCAGGAGGACGGAACACGACCGCGATTCACCGACGGAGCCGCGCGCTGA
- a CDS encoding SDR family oxidoreductase, with protein sequence MDLSNRTVLIVGGTSGIGRELARRFAAADSTVAVGGRSPEALSELAEEGFGTISIDVTDSASVASARDAVLARYPELDTVVTMPGVMLLEDLRDPAHFEAAETTIDTNLLGTIRVIDAFTPHLVRRGAGTFITVTSGIAFLPFPPMPTYAASKAAVHAYSEALRAQLDGTGVGVVELVPPAVATAGQEKVNPHALPLDDFATEVMHLLSQDPTPHEILVKGVLMHRWAERDGTYDDLVTQRSQALAMLPSRQG encoded by the coding sequence GTGGATCTCTCCAACCGCACCGTTCTCATCGTCGGCGGGACCTCGGGTATCGGGCGAGAGCTGGCCCGGCGGTTCGCCGCGGCGGACAGCACCGTGGCCGTTGGCGGCCGCAGCCCGGAGGCACTCTCGGAACTCGCCGAAGAAGGTTTCGGCACGATCAGCATCGATGTCACCGACAGTGCCTCCGTGGCATCTGCCCGTGACGCCGTGCTCGCCCGGTACCCCGAGCTGGACACCGTGGTGACGATGCCGGGGGTCATGCTCCTGGAAGACCTGCGCGACCCCGCGCACTTCGAGGCGGCAGAGACGACGATCGACACCAACCTGCTCGGCACCATCCGGGTCATCGACGCCTTCACCCCGCACCTGGTCCGGCGGGGCGCCGGCACCTTCATCACCGTCACCTCCGGCATCGCCTTCCTGCCCTTCCCGCCCATGCCCACCTACGCCGCCTCGAAGGCCGCGGTGCACGCCTACTCCGAGGCACTGCGCGCGCAGCTCGACGGCACCGGTGTCGGCGTCGTCGAGCTCGTCCCCCCGGCCGTCGCCACGGCAGGACAGGAAAAGGTGAACCCGCACGCGCTGCCGCTCGACGACTTCGCCACCGAGGTCATGCACCTGCTCTCGCAGGACCCCACTCCCCACGAGATTCTCGTGAAGGGCGTCCTCATGCATCGCTGGGCCGAGCGCGACGGCACCTACGACGACCTCGTCACACAGCGCTCCCAGGCCTTGGCCATGCTCCCCAGCCGCCAAGGCTGA
- a CDS encoding mandelate racemase/muconate lactonizing enzyme family protein yields MKITAAYEGVVPIRSSIRNAWIDFSAMDCSIVAIVSDVIRDGKPVVGYGFNSNGRYSAGEILRRRILPRLMDAEPGSLLDERGELDPTKAWEVMMRNEKPGGHGERSVAVGVVDMALFDLASKIAGRPLYRWLSERYGDGQPDDSVFVYAAGGYYAPGKTLADLRDEMRGFLDLGYDVVKMKIGGADLPEDLRRIEAVLDVLDGDGSRLAVDVNGRFDLATALEYGRAIEPYGLFWYEEIGDPLDYRLNAVVAEHYTGRIATGENLFSLQDARNLIRYGGLRPDRDVIQVDPALSYGLTEYLRVQDMLRDHGWSSRRCIPHGGHQFSLHIAAALKLGGNESYPGEFQPTGGFADDAVVEKSRVGLTETPGIGFEGKAAFYKVLRDLHV; encoded by the coding sequence ATGAAGATCACCGCTGCCTACGAGGGCGTCGTCCCGATCCGCTCCTCGATCCGCAATGCCTGGATCGACTTCAGCGCGATGGACTGCTCGATCGTGGCGATCGTCAGCGACGTCATCCGTGACGGGAAGCCGGTCGTGGGCTACGGCTTCAACTCCAACGGCCGCTACAGCGCGGGCGAGATCCTGCGCCGCCGCATCCTGCCGCGGCTGATGGACGCCGAGCCCGGCAGCCTGCTGGATGAGCGGGGTGAGCTGGATCCCACCAAGGCGTGGGAGGTGATGATGCGCAACGAGAAGCCCGGCGGCCACGGCGAGCGCTCGGTCGCCGTCGGTGTCGTGGACATGGCCCTGTTCGACCTCGCCTCGAAGATCGCGGGCCGGCCGCTGTACCGCTGGCTGTCCGAGCGTTACGGCGACGGGCAGCCCGACGACTCCGTCTTCGTCTACGCCGCCGGCGGCTACTACGCGCCCGGCAAGACCCTGGCCGATCTGCGGGACGAGATGCGCGGCTTCCTCGACCTGGGCTACGACGTGGTCAAGATGAAGATCGGCGGCGCTGATCTGCCCGAGGACCTGCGGCGCATCGAGGCTGTCCTGGACGTCCTGGACGGCGACGGCTCGCGGCTGGCCGTCGATGTCAACGGCCGTTTCGACCTGGCCACCGCCCTGGAGTACGGGCGGGCCATCGAGCCGTACGGCCTGTTCTGGTACGAGGAGATCGGCGACCCGCTGGACTACCGGCTCAACGCGGTGGTGGCCGAGCACTACACCGGCCGGATCGCCACCGGCGAGAACCTCTTCTCCCTCCAGGACGCCCGCAACCTGATCCGCTACGGCGGTCTGCGCCCGGACCGTGATGTCATCCAGGTCGACCCGGCGCTGAGCTACGGGCTCACGGAGTATCTGCGCGTCCAGGACATGCTGCGCGACCACGGGTGGTCCTCGCGCCGCTGCATCCCGCACGGTGGGCACCAGTTCTCCCTGCACATCGCCGCCGCACTCAAGCTCGGCGGCAACGAGTCCTACCCGGGAGAGTTCCAGCCCACCGGTGGCTTCGCCGACGACGCCGTCGTCGAGAAGAGCCGGGTGGGCCTCACCGAGACCCCCGGTATCGGCTTCGAGGGCAAGGCCGCCTTCTACAAGGTGCTGCGCGACCTGCACGTCTGA
- a CDS encoding NADP-dependent oxidoreductase — protein sequence MKAIALPRHGGADDLELTEQPTPAVAPGEFLVRVKAAGVNPGDEKIAIGTLDGIMVTHFPLIPGFEMSGVVEARGFGATEFEIGDEVIGFVVKDWAQNGTYAELVSAPARTLARKPASWDWLHSACLPLNGLTAYQAIKRINIGESDTVLIHGAAGGVGTLAVQIAATRGAHVIGTASERNHDYLRELGATPITYGEGLAERVRELAPEGVDAALDFYGGGAVAVSRKVLKDPARVASVADITAPEQGGQLVWARANADELTEVAALAESGKLAVPVKRSFPLEQAADAWRMLHADSRARGRIVLDVDAT from the coding sequence ATGAAAGCAATCGCACTCCCGCGTCACGGCGGCGCGGACGACCTGGAGCTCACGGAACAGCCGACACCGGCCGTCGCGCCCGGGGAGTTCCTTGTCCGGGTCAAGGCGGCCGGAGTGAACCCGGGCGACGAAAAGATCGCCATCGGCACTCTCGACGGCATCATGGTGACCCACTTCCCCCTCATCCCGGGCTTCGAGATGTCCGGTGTCGTTGAGGCTCGCGGTTTCGGCGCCACCGAGTTCGAGATCGGCGACGAGGTGATCGGCTTCGTCGTCAAGGACTGGGCGCAGAACGGTACCTACGCCGAACTGGTTTCAGCCCCGGCCCGCACTCTGGCACGCAAGCCGGCGTCCTGGGACTGGCTGCATTCGGCGTGTCTGCCGCTGAACGGGCTGACGGCTTACCAGGCCATCAAACGCATCAACATCGGCGAGAGCGACACCGTCCTGATCCACGGGGCCGCCGGTGGGGTCGGCACGCTCGCCGTGCAGATCGCCGCCACCCGGGGCGCACACGTCATCGGCACCGCCAGCGAGCGCAACCACGATTACCTGCGTGAACTCGGCGCCACACCGATCACCTACGGAGAAGGACTGGCCGAGCGGGTGCGCGAGCTCGCGCCAGAGGGCGTCGACGCGGCGCTCGACTTCTACGGCGGGGGCGCGGTGGCCGTCTCGCGGAAGGTCTTGAAGGATCCCGCGCGGGTCGCCTCCGTGGCCGACATCACCGCTCCCGAACAGGGTGGCCAATTGGTGTGGGCACGCGCGAACGCCGACGAACTGACGGAGGTGGCTGCGCTCGCCGAGTCAGGGAAGTTGGCCGTCCCCGTGAAGCGCTCCTTCCCGCTGGAGCAGGCCGCCGACGCCTGGCGGATGCTCCACGCGGACAGCCGCGCCCGCGGCCGGATCGTACTGGACGTCGACGCCACCTGA
- a CDS encoding IclR family transcriptional regulator translates to MSAAYPVESIDNAARILLMLVDKPSLRVADVSAELGVARSTAHRMLTTLQARDLLRQDAQTKGYGPGPALARLGIAVMGAVSLRDEARLLLEKLVEETSETAHLLVLEGTETVFVEGVESRQVIRAGLRTGQRGPAHASAAGKALLAELPREELRRRYPGARLRGGTERAVSTRRALEAELEKVRETGYATNMEESEWDLCAVAAPVRNRQGVACGALSVSGPARRADAKLALLSGAVVAAATELGARLG, encoded by the coding sequence GTGTCGGCCGCCTACCCGGTGGAATCGATCGACAACGCGGCGCGGATCCTGCTGATGCTGGTGGACAAGCCGTCGTTGCGAGTCGCAGACGTGTCCGCCGAGCTGGGGGTGGCCAGGTCGACCGCTCATCGGATGCTGACCACCCTGCAAGCCCGCGACCTGCTCCGCCAGGACGCCCAGACCAAGGGCTACGGACCCGGGCCCGCCCTGGCCAGGCTCGGCATCGCCGTGATGGGGGCAGTCTCCCTCCGCGACGAAGCGCGTCTCCTGCTGGAAAAGCTCGTCGAAGAGACCTCCGAGACCGCGCATCTGCTCGTACTGGAAGGCACAGAGACCGTCTTCGTCGAAGGTGTGGAGAGCCGGCAGGTGATCCGTGCCGGGCTGCGTACCGGGCAGCGAGGCCCGGCGCACGCGTCTGCCGCAGGGAAAGCTCTGCTCGCCGAGCTTCCCCGCGAAGAGTTGCGACGCCGCTATCCGGGCGCGCGGCTGCGAGGCGGAACCGAGCGCGCGGTAAGCACACGCCGGGCGCTCGAGGCCGAGCTCGAGAAGGTAAGGGAGACCGGCTACGCCACCAACATGGAGGAAAGCGAATGGGACCTCTGCGCGGTGGCCGCCCCGGTACGGAACCGGCAGGGCGTGGCCTGCGGTGCGCTGTCTGTATCCGGCCCGGCGAGGCGGGCGGACGCCAAACTCGCCCTCCTCAGCGGCGCTGTCGTCGCCGCCGCCACCGAACTCGGCGCGCGGCTCGGTTAG
- a CDS encoding cation:dicarboxylate symporter family transporter, with protein sequence MTSTTTAGRPQRSRLDRLIRELWFQVVLAAVLGIAVGLLFPGFGEHLTPLNDWFIALVKMIVIPVVFCVVTTGIASMDNLRKAGRIGVKAIGYFLVLSLASMLIGLVVANVFQPGAGLHIDPSTLNADDVPDTSQAHVTFTGFVSSLIPTSLFGAVTGDTILAALMMSIVFGVALNMSGAEAAPLTKGIRALSDVVFRIVGWVMRLAPIGTFGALATVVATYGAESLKQLGYLIVLFTATCVLYVLVVLGAIMRACGFGLFALMRFLKAELLVALSTCSSEAVLPQLVRKLETLGVGRPVVGIVIPSGFSFNLDGSAVYLTMASMFMAQAVGIDMSWQQQLVMVGVMMLTSKGTAGIAGGAFVVLASTVTAVGHIPLAALSLIVGVDRILNEGRVFINVLGNAVATIVIGKWENDFDADRARAVLHPSAVSPEPAADDTKVGAAG encoded by the coding sequence ATGACATCCACCACCACGGCCGGCCGCCCGCAGCGGTCACGGCTGGACCGTCTGATACGTGAGTTGTGGTTCCAGGTGGTGCTGGCCGCGGTCCTCGGGATCGCCGTCGGCCTGCTCTTCCCCGGGTTCGGAGAACACCTCACACCACTGAACGACTGGTTCATCGCCCTGGTGAAGATGATCGTGATCCCGGTCGTCTTCTGTGTGGTCACGACCGGCATCGCGTCCATGGACAACCTGCGCAAGGCGGGCCGCATCGGCGTCAAGGCGATCGGCTACTTCCTGGTGCTGTCCCTGGCGTCGATGCTGATCGGACTGGTCGTCGCCAACGTCTTCCAGCCGGGCGCGGGACTGCACATCGACCCCTCCACGCTGAACGCCGACGATGTCCCCGACACCTCACAGGCACACGTCACCTTCACCGGTTTCGTCTCCTCCCTGATCCCCACCTCGCTGTTCGGCGCCGTGACCGGGGACACGATCCTCGCCGCCCTGATGATGTCGATCGTCTTCGGTGTGGCGCTGAACATGTCCGGCGCAGAGGCCGCCCCGCTGACCAAGGGGATCCGCGCCCTGTCGGACGTGGTGTTCCGGATCGTGGGCTGGGTCATGCGGCTGGCGCCCATCGGCACCTTCGGTGCCCTGGCCACCGTGGTGGCCACCTACGGCGCGGAGAGCCTGAAGCAACTCGGCTACCTCATCGTTCTGTTCACCGCCACCTGTGTGCTCTACGTCCTCGTCGTGCTCGGGGCGATCATGCGAGCCTGCGGATTCGGCCTGTTCGCTCTCATGCGCTTCCTCAAGGCCGAGCTGCTGGTGGCGCTGAGCACCTGCTCCAGCGAGGCCGTCCTGCCGCAGCTGGTACGCAAGCTGGAAACCCTCGGCGTCGGCCGGCCCGTGGTGGGCATCGTCATTCCGTCCGGGTTCTCCTTCAACCTGGACGGCTCCGCCGTCTATCTCACGATGGCCTCGATGTTCATGGCCCAGGCCGTGGGCATCGACATGTCCTGGCAGCAGCAACTGGTCATGGTCGGCGTCATGATGCTCACCAGCAAGGGCACCGCGGGCATCGCGGGCGGCGCCTTCGTCGTACTGGCCAGCACGGTCACCGCCGTCGGCCACATCCCGCTCGCCGCCCTGTCGCTCATCGTCGGCGTCGACCGCATCCTCAACGAGGGCCGCGTCTTCATCAACGTGCTGGGCAACGCCGTCGCCACCATCGTCATCGGCAAGTGGGAGAACGACTTCGACGCCGATCGGGCCCGCGCCGTGCTGCATCCGTCCGCCGTGTCCCCCGAACCGGCAGCGGATGACACCAAGGTCGGCGCCGCCGGCTGA